The nucleotide window GTCCTCGTCCAGAGAAGATTCTTAAAGCATTAGAAAACAGTATAAATAGTGGATTTGAAATAAAGAGCGATTTTGTTCCTAATCAGCGGAAGGCTTGGGACTTCGTAGAGAAATCTGATAAGGTATTAAGTTTGAAATTGTTTACTCCTTCTGGTTCTGTCAAGAGAGCTAATGAGATAGATTCTGATTGGGATGAACTGAAGAATCAGAGCCCTATCAAGAATGCATATCTCGAATTTGAGAATGCTGATGGAGAACCAATCCAAGTTGAATATCTGAATGATAGATTGATAATTGACTCAGAAGTGCAAAGTGATAGAGATTATATAATTCAGATCTTCGAGTCAACAGTAGTCTCTAATTCATAGATGAATGGTGACTCTAAATGGGATAGATATCTCCCCCAAAAAGCCATTATTTTTCTCAAGGCATATACAAGCACACTCCTGTTCAAGATCAGTCCTCTAATTTCCACTATATTCTGGATATCTTCTGCTATAGTGAACAAATTCTCAAAAGCAATACCCCATGCAGGAATGGCGTATTTAAGTCTTGTCACTTTAGCTCTTGGAAGTATAATTCTCCCCAGCTTATGGTTCTACCAGCAAAACCGCCCCTTCCATATCTTCCTAACATGGACCCCTGCAGAACCAGAAGCGGTTGATCGACGTCTGAAACATAAAGAGTTAGTTCGAATCAGGGATGCAGAAAATGGAGGTGCGAATCCCTGCGCCATAATACACGTATATGTTGATAAGAAGGTGGGGGAATATGAATTGAAAATTGATGCGAAGGGTCCTCTCAAAGCAAAACCAAGCTTTGCTCCTGCAGAATCTAAACACGAAGACGGAAATAAAATAGTGTGTCAGAATGTAGAAACTCATGATTTCTATTTCCCACTTGAAATAGAGGAGGTAACGGGACATGAGGGGGGAGAACTAAACAGATATGTGCATATCACTGACGAAAGGAGAAATGGCAGAAGGCTGTTAGAACTTGAAATTCTATAGTTGAGTATATTTGGCTCTGTTGAAACCCTCAATCGCTGATAGTTTGGCGTGATCGTGCTGAATACAGAGGATAAGTTCAGCACGATAACTTTGTTTGGTACATATCAAAATTACTGAATATTATTCACACTACACGTGCGCATATACCGGTAATTTCTTAAAAGCAATCTGCAAACTCAATTACATGACTACTATAATTGTGCCAAAAGAAAACCGGCCCAGTCTTACAAAGTACGTCATTCTCACCATAGTTGGGATACTTTTCGTCAGCATATTCATCATATCGATGACGTATAAATACGAACAATTAGCGCTTGGTGGCTATTTTATTACAGGAATTATTAATATCACTATCATTTTCAAAATGATGGAATCCCTTCTCAAAGAATGGTTTGAAGCTGCGGAGCTCATCGAGGAGTGAACCAGTAGATACGAAGTGTGGCCCTGACTGAGCAACCACCACCTTCGCAAATCGGGCCAGATCTCGTGCAACATTTGCGCCCTGTATTCAGCACGACAATCCTGTCACGTTCTGAGGGTTTCAACAGAGCCGTATATTTATATCATATCCAATCAACCTTTCTACGCTCCCGTTGCTGAGCTTCTGGACTAAAACTGCCTCGATAGTGTTCAAGGAAGGTCTCAAGGTCATTCCATCCACCCCAGTCGCACACCATGAGTGGATCGACATCGGCGGAGGCGAGCGCGGTCGCCCAAGTCCGTCGGAGATCATGGAAGCCGAGATGGTCCCACCCAGCGTCTCCTGTTTCATCGTACAATTGGTCAGAAGCGGATCGAACCCACCGCCGAAGTGACCGAGTGCTTGAGATCTCGACGAGCGGCGAGCTGGCCGATGCCTCGCGCACATCGTCGACCGTCCGGATGGTCGTCGCGAGATCGCGCGGAACGGGGGTCTCGCGGAACTTGTCTCCTTTCCCATGCCAGACGCGGAGCATCGTCCCGGCGTTGGTGTCAACGATGTCTTCCGGAGCGACGTCGAGAACTTCGTGAGAGCGGAGTCCGCAGCGCGCACCGAGTGCGAATGCAATTCGTTGCTGGGTTCCATCGGCAACCTCGAGCAACTGTTCTACTTCGTCCTGACTGAGCCAGACCTTCATGTCGTCGCGGTTCTCGTGCTGTTGGAGATTCATGGTGTCCGGTATGCCTGCATCTCGGACAAATATCGCCAGCAATCTAGGTTTTTCGGTGGTTCTCAAGGGGGTGATCGGGCCGATTCTGTCCGACTCTACCGCAATTCTCGGACAAGCCAGATGATTTTCTCATCAGATATCTTAGGACGGAATCAGAGTTCCACCGATTGCTATACTTGTTCCAAGAACAGCGATTGCTAATCCAGTGTTACGACATGACCTTTCAATTGACAAGGTTAGCAGTTCTACCAGCGTACGCTGAGCTGGCTTACCTCCGAGAAACTGTTCTCTACTCCCATCAGAGTATTCTGCTTCAATGTGTGCCGCAACATTCTCTACTTTTGTTGGTAGACGATCTGGGGGGTCATTGATATCATGATCATCTACATAATCAACAAGTTCTTTACAGACACGTCGGTGTCCAATAGTAAATCTATGGCCCGAATCTCTATTTTTCACCCTTTTTCTGATACGGAAAAGGTCACGAGTGAAAGGTGTATTTCTATAAAAATGCCTCCGAATTTGACGGTCTAGATCTGGAACAACACGGATGAATGTTCCTATACCTGTTAAAGTGATCCCAATGGCAGATATGATCTGACCTATCATATATTACTGATGAGTCGAGACAGCAGTTAATATCTCTCATGTCTTTGTATTCATCCGAGACTGTTCGTATTCTCGGACACCCCTATGGTGTGCCACGAGAAGGTTGTAACCGAGACTCCACATTCCTCCCCCTAGATTCATTATATCTGACTGTTCCTGTATAGATGAATGGGTGAGTGTGATTTCCGGGATTGCTCTGGGGATGGTAGTATAGCAAACTCTTGCTCTTACTGCGGGTTTAGCTACTGCTCCAATCATCGACTCCCAGAGAAACATAACTGTCCAGCATTATCAGATTTGAATACGCTTGGACCAGATTTTAGAGAAGAAATTAATCTCTCGGAATCAGTACCAAATAAGCAGTCTGTAAGTGAGACAACCGAGAAGACAGAGTGTAATCGCTGTTCAAACTACACTACGTCTGAGCGCGAATTCTGCCTCGAATGCCGACGGAAAGAACAGACGATCTCCTCAAGGAGCCCAGACGTGAGTGTGGACGGGTCGGTTGAATCGAAGAACGATAGCGAAAAAGAAGATACAGACTCAAGTAACTCGGAAAGCATCCTATCTAAACTTAAATCGATCTTAGGACGCTGAACAGTACATAGACCAAATCTGCCGCCGAGAACAATTAAGTCAGATATTACTCTACCTTTCCGACGTTCTCCTCAGGGTTTCGGGCTTTTTGGCCATGCAGGAATATCACCCTTCATTGCTCGGTGAGCCTGTTGCTTCAATATCTCTCGGGAATTCATACCAACGAACTCCTGAACTTCCTCTCGAAGATCTGCCACAATGAGGCCATATAATCGTGTGCTGAGTAGCCGTATGACAGAAAGAAAGATCAGACAGATATGGGTGGAGGGCGAGAGTAGACTCTTATTCCAGAAAAATTGCGCAGCAATCCGATGCCAATCCTGATCGTTATCCCGTATATCCCCTGGCTTTTCAGACAACTCTTGATTGAACCTTCTGATTAGATCTGAGTTCGTCTTTATTTGATGCACCACTATCTTATATGCGATAATGAAAGTAGTGCCTCCTATGAAAAATAGACTCCCAACAATCTCGGCTATCGCGAAAAACATCGTGTTCTTCATCTGGAGGACACCAATCGCAGAGAATCCTCCGCCGAATAGGATAGTCCCAGCAGCTATGTAATAGAACAGTATCTTAATTCTCGATTCCCATCCTTCAAAAATAGAGGCCAGATTCGATAACTGGTTGTTCTGATCAAAATTTTCAGCCTCGATCTGGGCATCTTGAGCTAAATCGGACAACTGTGAATTTTCCATCTGAAGTCCCTTAACGACTACACTGCTTTTTGATCCTTCGTAGTACCAACTCAGGAAATCCTGTTTGACTGAATCGTGGATAAGCGGGAAATAGCCGAAGTCAAAGAGCATCTCCGAGAAACTCTTCATCAGTATACTATTGGGTTTGCTAATACTTAGATATTGATTGGAACTCAAAGTAGACCCGAGATTGGATATCAGACATCCACATTACCAGGATAGGCAATAATGCCGGTAGGATACTTTTCTCGGAGCAGATCAGCGGTAATCTTTTCAGCTCGCTCTGTGCGTTCTAGTGTCCTCGAAACCCAAATTTGACTCTACAGAACGTGAAAGACTGATACAGTTTACTGTAGTCAATTACCGCCGATCGCCGGCCCGTTCTGGCGATCGGCGGTAAATAGTTACAGCAATCCGTATGAGTCGTTCGTTTATATATCAGCCCAGATCCTGCTTGAAGTGTCCTCGAGGACGGGATTCGCGGACACAGTACTCGCGGTAACTTCGCTGTTACTTCTACCAACTTCAGGAGGGTTGGTTGAATTTTACTGATAAAAGACATATGTCAGCCAGAGAATCACCGGGATATCGTTCGGTCAAAAAAAACTTCCACCACCATTGCAGTGAAAATCACATCGGTCAAACATTCGACTGACTTTTAAATTGTGTGCGTCTCGAAAGGATATGGAATCAGTGAGTATCTCCCTTCGTCCTGAAACCTTGGAAGCGCTTACTTCAGAAGCCGAGATTCAAGACTTCGATAGTCGATCGGAATACATTAGACATATTCTCCAGAGTCGACATCAGATTGAATCGATCGACCAAACGAAAGTCCAAGTTGTCGAGGAAGTTGCTGAACAACTCAAAGAATCTCACCATGGAAAAATTTCGGAAATTGAAGATCGACTAAGTGAATATGAACTACAACTCAACGATATCCACAATATATCTAAAAAGGCTAGAGAGCACCACGAATTCATCGAACAAACAGAGGACAAAATTAGCGAATTAGCATCACAGGTAGCTTCAAACGAAGAGAAATTAGAAGAACACAGGCGTAGGTCGCATGAGCGTGACAGGGAGAGACGAAACAACGAAGAAGAAATTCGACAGTTGAAGAGACGCATAGAGGGACTCCAATCCGAACTTCGAGATCTCCGTGAAGATTAATTCGGTTTGACGACATGGCCATCTGCTGAATAGACCTTCTGTACTTACCGTTGTCCTCGAAGACGGGGTTCTCGGACACGGTATTCATAAAAAGTTCGCGCACAAACCATGATCAAATCAGATAAGAACAGCACTTGTTCCATCCAAACCATCTCTCTTGAGAAGCTTTCTTCAAATTAAGGAATTCAGGACTTTCATTCATTACTATTTTCTTCGGTTCCTGCTGGAAGTAAGTTTCCTGTATTTACCAGTGACCCAAAAAGTCGTCCATGTTCCATCTTCAAACCCTCCCTCTTACTAGTATTTCACCGAAAGCCTTACCATCTAACCGATGGATAGTTGCCTCAGGAAGCGTTAGCTTGTGATACATGTATGACATCACTTTCTGTTGAAGAAGATCAAGCCCTTGCTCGGGACGCCGTTAGAGGACTTGAAGCAGCTATGGACGAGGAGAGCCTCACTACGGGCGAATTATTCACCGACCCAGAACCCTATGGAAGAGTCCGGTTAAACAAGCTCATTCATATGGCACTGGCTTGGGGCTATGATGAATCAGACAGGATCCCAATTCAGCATAGCTGGCATCGATATGGAGCAGATTATGGAAATGCGATTCCCCAAGTCTCGGAACTTCAGCCTACGGAGTTCTGTAATCTTCCTTCCCCTGACCAGCCAAGCATCTCTTCGCAGCACGGTAATCGATATCCGTCCAAAGAAGAATATTATCACTTCTTTATTAACAAAGTTGATCTTAACCGAATAGCTGGCCTCTCTATCCATGCTTTCTTAAAAGAATTCTATGAAGAATACGCTCCTCCGAAGTACCGCAGTCTCTATCTCGCCAATGTGGATCTTCAGCGCATACTGCATAATCACTCTAAGTCGATTAATGTTGACCAATTTGGTGAAGAAGAGTATCAAGATATAACACGCACAGTAACTCACCTCCATACTGAATTAGTGTCGTGTTCTGATGAGGAGATACCTCAAATCGCTTCGAGAGTCGTTGAATTCACAGATCTTCTTGAAGACACCTATATGATGCTGGCCTCACGTTCTGCTGAAGATGTCCCGAGTAGCCCAGAGTTGGTCATTCGAGAAATTAGCCGAGTATACCATGATACGGCATGGAAGTATGTCTCTGAGATCATCTCCAAATCAACGGCACAGGGAACCAATAGTTCGGAACTAGTCACAGCTGCCAGCGGTGAGATTGAAAAACTGGATTCCAGGCACAGAGGTGTGCCAGAACAGTTAATGTCCCTTATTGCAGATGCCGACCTTCTTCCCTCGCCTGAAGATTTCGATATCACTTCAGATCCCGACTCGGAATCCGGTGAACAGTTCGTTGACCTTTCTGAAGAATACGCGAGTTTGAGCTAGGTTATATATTCATGAGTGCCTCAGAGCCTAACCGGAAGAGAGTTTGTGTTGACACCAGTGTTCTACTAAACTATATCCAAGTTCCATTTGAGACGGACCAGGATAGTAGTGAATTTTTAGAGTCGGAAGACCTCACTAAGACAGTGGGATCTGTTGTTCGTCAGGAATTAGAGGACCGACGGTTGGTAAGAAAGCAAGCATATCTTGACCTTCTTTGTGTTGCGGAGAGTTTAGACCTTGATTCGGGTGATATGACTGTCCCTATCTACGAATTTGAACCTCGGGATGTTGATCTGCCTGATGATGTGGACGTGACTGATCATGACTATAATCATATTGAGGAACTACAATGGGAGCTAGTCGGGGCAGATGATCAAGAAGAACTTGATAATCGACTCTCCAATCTTCGTAAGAAGATTCGATATATGAAATCCCGGAAGAGAAAGGCCGACACGCACACACAGAGGTTCAATAAAGAATTCAGTGATAAGCTTGCGGACGCCATTGATGATGAAATTGATAACCGGAAGGACGCAGCAGTTCTTGCACAAACTGTTGCTTGGAAATATGACAATCGAGATCTCGACCCTGTGCCAGAAATTATCGTTACACTAGACAAATATGACATGATCGAGAAAGAATATGAAATTAACGAGGCGATTAAAGACACGTACTCCATCGGTAGTATGATTACTATCGAAAGCCCAGAATCATTCCTTGAAGCACTGACTTAAGGACGATTTCAGAAATCATAATTGACTGTTCTATTGAGAGGTTGACTTGCTGTTGATTGAAATTCCGTCTACTACTTCTATAGCCCGTGTAGTCTCCGATGTTCACGGACGAAGATGGAATGAGGACGATGCTGTGGGTTTTGAGGTAGATGAAGCGAACAACCATCATAGCTGATAAGGTCTTTATATGTCTCACTGCCAGATTCATTACGTACAATAACCTCGAGATCGTCGCTAATCGAAATCCAACCAGTATCGAAGGTCCAGTGATGGAACTTACAAAGTGCGAGTCCGTTTCGGACATCGTCACTGCCATCCTCACTCTTCGGATAGATGTGAGCTGCCTCAACCTCGGGATTGCCAGCGGGTGATTTCCGTTGTGCTCCGCAGACAGCGCACGTCTCATC belongs to Natronorubrum aibiense and includes:
- a CDS encoding tyrosine-type recombinase/integrase — protein: MNLQQHENRDDMKVWLSQDEVEQLLEVADGTQQRIAFALGARCGLRSHEVLDVAPEDIVDTNAGTMLRVWHGKGDKFRETPVPRDLATTIRTVDDVREASASSPLVEISSTRSLRRWVRSASDQLYDETGDAGWDHLGFHDLRRTWATALASADVDPLMVCDWGGWNDLETFLEHYRGSFSPEAQQRERRKVDWI
- a CDS encoding AN1-type zinc finger domain-containing protein; the protein is MGECDFRDCSGDGSIANSCSYCGFSYCSNHRLPEKHNCPALSDLNTLGPDFREEINLSESVPNKQSVSETTEKTECNRCSNYTTSEREFCLECRRKEQTISSRSPDVSVDGSVESKNDSEKEDTDSSNSESILSKLKSILGR
- a CDS encoding coiled-coil domain-containing protein, whose amino-acid sequence is MSISLRPETLEALTSEAEIQDFDSRSEYIRHILQSRHQIESIDQTKVQVVEEVAEQLKESHHGKISEIEDRLSEYELQLNDIHNISKKAREHHEFIEQTEDKISELASQVASNEEKLEEHRRRSHERDRERRNNEEEIRQLKRRIEGLQSELRDLRED